A genomic window from Pungitius pungitius chromosome 12, fPunPun2.1, whole genome shotgun sequence includes:
- the tecra gene encoding very-long-chain enoyl-CoA reductase, with translation MDVLALEAKSVNGAEAEKKSSSRPKPKPPKKAKRIVYFEVEIVDLKTKEKLLLLDKVEPTATVLDIKALVHKSYPKWYPARQSLRLDPKAKCLRDEEILQTLPVGTTASFYFRDLGPQLTWGTVFLTECVGPLVIYLMFYFHLPFIYSPKYDFTSSKHWVVHLACICHSFHYIKRILETMFVHRISHGTMPLKNIFKNCGYYWCSAAWMAYYINHPLYTTPYYGQMQVNTGLYIFLFCQIGNFSIHIALRNLKPPGSKTKKIPYPTKNPFTWMFWLVSCPNYTYEVGSWIGFTVMTQCVPVAFFTLVAFIQMTVWAKGKHYSYLKEFRDYPTLRSSILPFIL, from the exons ATGGATGTACTCGCCTTGGAGGCAAAGAGTGTAAATGGAGCAGAGGCTGAGAAGAAGTCGTCGTCGAGGCCCAAGCCCAAACCTCCCAAAAAGGCCAAAAGGATTGTTTACTTTGAGGTGGAGATCGTGGATTTAAAGACCAAGgagaaactgctgctgctggataaA GTGGAGCCAACGGCCACTGTTTTGGATATCAAAGCTTTAGTTCACAAATCAT ATCCAAAGTGGTACCCGGCCAGACAATCCCTGCGTTTGGATCCAA AGGCAAAGTGTCTCAGGGATGAAGAAATCCTGCAGACACTCCCTGTCGGAACCACAGCCAGCTTCTACTTCAGGGATCTGGGACCGCAGCTCACATGGGGAACG GTGTTCCTGACAGAGTGCGTAGGCCCCCTGGTCATCTACCTAATGTTCTACTTCCACCTTCCCTTCATCTACTCTCCGAAATACGACTTCACCAGCAGCAAGCACTGGGTCGTGCA CTTGGCCTGCATATGTCACTCCTTTCACTACATCAAGAGGATCCTGGAGACAATGTTTGTCCATCGCATCTCCCATGGGACCATGCCACTCAAAAACATATTCAAG AACTGTGGCTATTACTGGTGCTCTGCAGCTTGGATGGCGTACTACATAAACCACCCCCTCTATACCACACCAT ATTACGGACAGATGCAGGTGAATACAGGACTTTACATTTTCTTG TTCTGTCAAATTGGGAATTTTTCCATCCACATTGCACTTCGTAACCTAAAACCACCAG GTTCAAAAACCAAGAAGATTCCTTATCCGACAAAAAATCCCTTCACGTGGATGTTTTGGCTCGTGTCTTGTCCGAACTACACATATGAG GTGGGCTCCTGGATCGGCTTTACAGTGATGACGCAGTGTGTGCCTGTGGCTTTCTTCACTCTTGTGGCCTTCATCCAGATGACAGTGTGGGCCAAAGGCAAACACTACAGCTACTTAAAGGAGTTCAGAGATTACCCCACCCTGCGCTCCTCCATCCTGCCCTTCATCCTTTAG